In one window of Pseudoalteromonas espejiana DSM 9414 DNA:
- the coaBC gene encoding bifunctional phosphopantothenoylcysteine decarboxylase/phosphopantothenate--cysteine ligase CoaBC, whose amino-acid sequence MTNLTNKKIVLGITGGIAAYKCAELVRRLKDAGCEVKVVMSESAKHFITPLTMQAVSGEMVSDSLLDPSAEAAMGHIEFAKWADLILVAPATSNTIAKMAAGIADDLLTTLLLATPAKVAVAPAMNQQMYAHPATQANLATLKSRNVLIWGPGKGEQACGDVGAGRMLEPHELVALCTATEQPQILTGKTLTITAGPTREPLDPVRFISNHSSGKMGYALAQAALELGAKVNLISGPVTIKAPAGANLINIESAEQLLNESLTYAAHSDAFIGCAAVADYRAANVATQKMKKQGDELTLTLVKNPDVVAAVASLEQSRPYTVGFAAETQNVESYAKGKLKNKNLDMICANDVSKSGLGFNSDHNALTLYWHNQSLELPATSKTEIAHQVIEQLAKHL is encoded by the coding sequence ATGACTAACTTAACAAACAAAAAAATTGTCCTTGGCATAACCGGCGGTATTGCAGCCTATAAATGTGCAGAGCTCGTTAGGCGCTTAAAAGACGCTGGTTGCGAAGTAAAAGTCGTTATGAGCGAATCAGCTAAACACTTTATCACCCCGTTAACCATGCAAGCTGTAAGTGGCGAAATGGTGTCTGACTCATTACTTGACCCATCTGCAGAGGCGGCAATGGGCCACATAGAATTTGCCAAGTGGGCTGATTTAATTTTAGTGGCGCCTGCAACCAGCAATACTATAGCTAAAATGGCCGCAGGTATTGCCGATGACTTACTCACTACACTGCTATTGGCTACACCAGCAAAAGTAGCCGTAGCGCCTGCAATGAACCAGCAAATGTATGCACACCCTGCTACACAGGCTAATTTGGCAACGCTTAAATCTCGCAATGTACTAATTTGGGGTCCAGGTAAAGGCGAGCAAGCGTGTGGCGATGTAGGCGCTGGGCGCATGTTAGAACCACACGAACTAGTCGCACTGTGCACAGCCACAGAGCAGCCACAAATACTAACGGGTAAAACACTTACCATTACCGCAGGCCCAACACGTGAGCCACTTGACCCTGTGCGTTTTATATCAAACCACAGTTCAGGAAAAATGGGCTATGCCCTTGCACAAGCCGCATTAGAGCTTGGTGCTAAGGTTAATTTAATTTCAGGCCCGGTGACTATTAAAGCCCCTGCCGGCGCTAATTTAATAAACATAGAAAGTGCAGAGCAACTTTTAAATGAATCATTAACCTATGCCGCACATTCTGACGCTTTTATAGGCTGCGCCGCCGTAGCTGATTACAGAGCAGCGAATGTCGCTACTCAAAAAATGAAAAAACAAGGCGATGAGCTCACCCTTACCCTTGTTAAAAACCCCGATGTTGTTGCCGCCGTTGCTAGCTTAGAGCAAAGCCGCCCTTATACAGTAGGTTTTGCAGCCGAAACACAAAATGTAGAGAGCTACGCAAAGGGTAAACTTAAAAACAAAAACTTAGATATGATTTGCGCAAATGATGTATCAAAAAGTGGTTTAGGTTTTAACTCCGATCATAATGCTTTAACACTTTATTGGCATAATCAAAGCTTAGAATTACCAGCAACAAGTAAAACAGAAATTGCACATCAAGTGATCGAACAGCTCGCTAAACATCTATAA
- the slmA gene encoding nucleoid occlusion factor SlmA, protein MPATKRSNRKEQILQALAQMLETSPGQRITTAKLAAEVGVSEAALYRHFPSKARMFEGLIEFIEDTLLSRINLILENEKESQTRVYNILLLLLTFAEKNPGITRILTGDALQGEQERLRERVQGLFEKLETQFKQVLRERKLREGKTFQSDELTLANFLLAYVEGKMNQFVRSDFKVKPSSQFEKQWPELQKIWL, encoded by the coding sequence ATGCCTGCGACAAAAAGAAGTAATCGCAAAGAGCAGATACTGCAAGCACTCGCACAAATGTTAGAAACCAGCCCAGGACAACGAATTACCACAGCGAAGCTTGCTGCTGAAGTAGGCGTTTCTGAAGCTGCGCTTTACCGTCATTTTCCTAGCAAAGCACGTATGTTTGAAGGCCTAATTGAGTTTATTGAAGACACCCTTTTGTCGCGCATTAACCTTATTTTAGAAAACGAAAAAGAAAGCCAAACACGCGTTTACAATATTTTATTATTGCTACTCACCTTTGCAGAAAAAAACCCAGGTATTACCCGCATATTAACAGGCGACGCCCTGCAAGGTGAGCAAGAGCGATTACGCGAGCGTGTACAAGGTTTATTTGAAAAACTAGAAACACAATTCAAACAAGTTCTGCGCGAGCGAAAGCTCCGTGAAGGTAAAACTTTTCAAAGCGATGAGCTCACCTTAGCAAACTTTTTACTTGCTTACGTAGAGGGCAAAATGAACCAATTTGTACGCAGCGACTTTAAAGTAAAGCCAAGCTCTCAGTTTGAAAAACAATGGCCTGAACTACAAAAAATTTGGCTATAA
- a CDS encoding S9 family peptidase: MKTTLTFLSSALIASLASSSAFAQQALAFKDVFDFKYAKQTQLSENGNILSFSAKPYRGNASGQVYNLATNTLLSTVERGTKPVINKSANWVAFTQVPTLLEQETAKKKSELKNNLILINTQTGEKQQFADVKDYVLADNGQWLAYRVDQKAEKDETTDDKTEEKSEITPDKKDKSFELVIVDLKNNTTHSLNNVFSYAISPKASQLLASQSYSDGNNNQIVLLELNNNFAQSVLIDEPGVVAQTIVWHPSKEIAAFSLGNYVNDDTRRRQYELKLWQNNTLSTIDSPNKEWVIGKTSKITFSEDGERLYFENHPKLAAKITAKEYTDEASLYDFDTIREHKGLNVWHNNDAQIKPREEQQWNKVNKNRHYSAVLHLNSQKTVQLSNEKVSDLALNTERNQSVLGYSNQAHLEKIMYGGFFADYYSINVNTGEQTTIVKNSPFTPSLAPNGQYAAYFANSQVQLKDLKNNKVTALSKAINATFADDKHDYPSEQPGYGFAGWLNNSSQVLVYSKYDIWAFDVNTQQATQLTNGKDTDTQYRVIQLDKNLIGYNKDDTLLLSAVNLQSKQREVAKLDLGSNTVTKVLSGNKRFDVVKKAKNANKYLFTEQTYQQFPDYYQTDFSFSAPKKVTHLNPQIADFAWGEKPELISYKGFDGEDLQGVLIKPAGYKKGDKVPVVVYFYRYMSQRMYDFPKMELNHRPNFPMFTSNGYAVFLPDIRFEIGHPGKSSTQTMINATQKLIDLGIADPDKIGLQGHSWAGYQSAFMITQTDMFKAVVSGAPVSNMTSAYSGIRLKSGLARQFQYETGQSRIGKNLFEAPELYIENSPVFFADKVNTPILIMFGDKDDAVPWHEGVQYYLALRRAGKDATFLQYEGEPHHLKKFPNQVDFSVRMMQYFDHYLKGKPAAKWMTQGEAFVEE, translated from the coding sequence ATGAAAACAACGCTCACCTTTTTAAGCTCTGCGCTTATAGCAAGCTTAGCGAGTTCCTCTGCTTTTGCTCAGCAGGCGTTAGCATTTAAAGATGTATTTGATTTTAAATACGCTAAGCAAACGCAACTTTCTGAAAACGGAAACATACTTAGCTTTAGCGCTAAACCATATCGTGGAAACGCCAGTGGCCAAGTTTATAATTTAGCTACAAACACCCTATTAAGTACTGTAGAGCGCGGCACTAAGCCTGTTATTAATAAATCAGCTAACTGGGTGGCCTTTACACAAGTACCAACGCTTTTAGAGCAAGAGACCGCTAAAAAGAAGTCTGAGCTAAAAAACAACCTTATACTCATCAACACTCAAACCGGCGAAAAACAACAATTTGCCGACGTAAAAGATTATGTATTAGCTGATAATGGCCAGTGGCTTGCTTACAGAGTTGATCAAAAAGCTGAAAAAGACGAAACCACCGACGATAAAACTGAAGAAAAAAGCGAGATCACGCCAGACAAAAAAGATAAAAGCTTTGAGCTGGTTATTGTCGATTTAAAAAACAACACAACACATAGCTTAAATAATGTATTTAGTTACGCCATAAGCCCTAAAGCCAGCCAGTTACTCGCAAGCCAAAGTTACAGCGATGGCAATAATAATCAAATTGTACTGCTTGAACTCAATAACAACTTTGCACAAAGTGTACTAATAGATGAGCCAGGTGTTGTTGCGCAAACAATTGTGTGGCACCCAAGTAAAGAAATTGCAGCATTTAGCTTAGGTAATTATGTAAATGACGATACACGCCGTAGGCAATATGAACTAAAACTTTGGCAAAATAATACCCTTAGCACTATCGACTCCCCTAATAAAGAGTGGGTAATAGGCAAAACATCAAAAATTACATTCTCCGAAGATGGCGAGCGTTTATACTTTGAAAATCACCCAAAACTCGCTGCAAAAATAACAGCAAAAGAGTACACAGACGAAGCGTCACTGTATGACTTTGACACGATTCGTGAGCATAAAGGGCTGAATGTTTGGCACAATAACGACGCTCAAATAAAACCACGCGAAGAACAACAGTGGAACAAGGTCAATAAAAACCGCCATTACAGCGCCGTTTTACATTTAAATAGCCAAAAAACAGTACAGCTTAGTAATGAAAAAGTGAGCGATTTAGCGCTTAACACTGAGCGAAACCAAAGCGTATTAGGCTACTCAAACCAAGCTCACCTTGAAAAAATAATGTACGGCGGCTTTTTTGCCGACTACTACAGCATTAATGTAAATACCGGTGAGCAAACAACAATTGTTAAAAACTCTCCGTTTACACCAAGCCTTGCGCCAAATGGTCAGTACGCGGCTTATTTTGCTAATAGCCAAGTGCAGCTTAAAGATTTAAAAAATAATAAAGTAACTGCGCTTAGCAAAGCTATTAATGCCACCTTTGCAGATGACAAGCACGACTACCCATCAGAGCAGCCTGGCTATGGGTTTGCCGGTTGGTTAAATAACAGCAGCCAAGTATTAGTGTATAGCAAATACGATATTTGGGCGTTTGATGTAAATACCCAACAAGCAACCCAACTTACAAACGGTAAAGATACAGACACCCAATACCGCGTAATTCAGCTAGATAAAAACTTAATTGGCTATAATAAAGACGACACCTTGCTACTATCGGCTGTGAACTTACAATCAAAACAGCGTGAAGTTGCTAAGCTCGACTTAGGCTCAAACACAGTCACTAAAGTACTTAGCGGTAATAAACGCTTTGATGTGGTTAAAAAAGCAAAAAATGCCAATAAATACCTGTTTACCGAGCAAACTTACCAACAATTTCCTGATTACTACCAAACTGACTTTAGCTTTTCTGCACCTAAAAAGGTGACTCATTTAAACCCACAAATTGCTGATTTTGCCTGGGGCGAAAAGCCAGAGCTAATAAGCTATAAAGGCTTTGATGGCGAAGACTTACAAGGGGTGCTAATCAAACCTGCAGGCTATAAAAAAGGAGATAAAGTACCGGTTGTTGTATACTTTTATCGCTACATGAGCCAGCGCATGTATGATTTTCCTAAAATGGAGCTAAATCACCGTCCTAACTTCCCTATGTTTACTTCAAACGGTTACGCTGTATTTTTACCTGATATTCGCTTTGAAATAGGCCACCCAGGTAAATCGTCAACGCAAACCATGATAAACGCCACTCAAAAATTAATAGATTTAGGTATAGCCGACCCAGATAAAATAGGCCTACAAGGGCATTCATGGGCGGGTTATCAAAGTGCATTTATGATCACTCAAACAGATATGTTTAAAGCGGTTGTATCGGGCGCGCCGGTTTCAAACATGACAAGTGCTTACAGTGGCATACGTTTAAAGTCGGGCCTTGCACGTCAATTTCAATACGAAACAGGGCAAAGCCGTATAGGTAAAAACTTATTTGAAGCACCCGAGCTTTACATTGAAAACTCACCGGTGTTTTTTGCAGATAAAGTAAATACCCCTATTTTAATTATGTTTGGCGATAAAGATGACGCAGTACCGTGGCACGAAGGCGTACAGTACTACTTAGCACTAAGAAGAGCAGGTAAAGACGCGACCTTTTTACAATACGAAGGCGAACCACACCACTTGAAAAAGTTTCCTAATCAGGTCGATTTT